The sequence below is a genomic window from Halococcus salsus.
TCTCGACGTTCCTGGTCGGGAAGTAGCGCCCGCCGACCGCCTTGATCCCCTCCCACTTCCAGTCGGCCTCCTGGTCGGCGATCGACTCGCCGGTCTCGGCCTCGCCGTCGATGACCCGCGCCACGTCGAGGACGTCGACCTCGGTGAGCACGCCACACATCTCGCCCTCGTCGTCGAGCACCACGCCGTAGGGGACCCCCGAGTGCGAGAGCTCGCGCTCGGCGACCGTGAGCGGCGTGCCGGCGTAGACGGCGTTCACGGTCCGGGAGGCGAGGTCGCCGACCTGGGTCTCGCCCGCGACCTCGCCCTCGGCGATCGCCCGGATCACGTCGGTGATGGTCACGATACCCTCCAGTCGACCGTCCTGCGGGCTCTGTCCGCTCGATCCCGAGGCGTGCTGCGCCTCGCCGTCCACCACGGGCACCCGGCGCGCGCCGGTCTCGACCATCAACTGCGCCACGTCCTCGATGGTGGCGTCGGCGGTCGTGGTCGGGCCGTCCTCGACGAGGAGCGCGAGCTGATCCTCGTCGGGGTGTTCGATCAGGGTCTGACGCGAGACCAGCCCCCGGAACTCCTCCTCGTCGCCCTCGCCCTTCACCACGGGAACCGAGGAGAAGTCGCGTTCCTGGAGGTATTCGAGCGCGTCGTCGCGGGTGCCGGGGATGGAGACCGTGACGAGCGCATCGCGCGGCGTCATCGCGTCGGCGACGTTCATGATGGACCCACTGGGCCGCCCACGTACAAAGTCGTTACACTTCCCGTCCCGCGTGGACCGAGCGCCGCGAACGCCGCCGAACCGATCGATGGTCGACCGGTTCGGCGAAGGGTTTTCACGTTCGCTTTCGGACCCTCCCCCGGAGTCAACCGTGACCGAGGAGCCAGCGGAGACCGGGTCGTGTTCGTTCGCCGACGCGCTCGAACGCGGTGGCGAGGTGCTCGCCGCCCACGCCACAGCCCTCCGGACCGCGCCCG
It includes:
- a CDS encoding CBS domain-containing protein, producing the protein MNVADAMTPRDALVTVSIPGTRDDALEYLQERDFSSVPVVKGEGDEEEFRGLVSRQTLIEHPDEDQLALLVEDGPTTTADATIEDVAQLMVETGARRVPVVDGEAQHASGSSGQSPQDGRLEGIVTITDVIRAIAEGEVAGETQVGDLASRTVNAVYAGTPLTVAERELSHSGVPYGVVLDDEGEMCGVLTEVDVLDVARVIDGEAETGESIADQEADWKWEGIKAVGGRYFPTRNVEIPADPVCEFMTSDVVSVGTTRTAREAAQEMLRNDIEQIPLVSGGELAGIVRDIDLLEAVDE